Part of the bacterium genome, GCTCGAGGCGGGGATATACCACCTCCGGCGGGACGACGCCGAGTTCCAGGCTCGCCTTCACCTCCGCCTGAACCCGGGGGGCGAAGGTATATTGATGATAAACGCCGCCCGCATCCTGCACCTCAACCAGACCGGCGCCGAAATGGCGCGCTACATCCTCGAGGAGTGGCCCGACGACCGCATCGTCAAGACGATGGCCAGGCGCTACCGCGTCGGCAAAAAGGAGCTGGCGGAAGACCTCCGCCGCCTGCGGGAGACGATCGAGATGATGGCGCGGGGCGACGAGCGATGCCCCATATCGTACCTGGGCGCCGAGCGCGTCGACCCCTTCACCATCGACGTCGACGTGCCCTACCGGATGGACATAGCGCTCGCGTACGGGTGCGACAACGCCTGCGCCCACTGCTACAACGAGACGCCGCGCGCGGGCGGGGCGCTGGGTACCGAGGACTTCAAGCGCGTCATCGCCAAGGTGTGGGGGCTCGGCATACCGCACGTATGTTTCACCGGCGGCGAGCCCACGCAGCACCCGGACCTGGTGGAGTTGGTGGAATACGCCGAGGAGTTGGGCGTCGTCACCGGCCTTTTGACCAACGGCCGCAAGCTGAAGGACGCCGACTACATGGACGCGCTGGCCGCGGCGGGCCTCGACCACGTCCAGATAACCATACACTCCTCGGTGCCCGAGACCCACGACAAGATGGTGGGCGCGGCCGGCGCTTTCAACGAGACCGTCGCCGGCATCGAGAACGCCGTGGCCGGCCCGGTATACCTGCTGACCAACACGACGCTCACCACCGAAAACGTCGGCGACGTGGAGGAGCTGGTGGCGTTTTTGGCGACGTTGGGCGTCGAGCACGTGGCGGCTAACGGCCTCATCAACTCCGGCGGCGCGCGCGACGTCGACATCGGCATTCCGGAGAGCGCGCTCGGGCCCATACTCAGCCGCTTCACCGCGGCCTGCGCCGCCAACGACATGACTTTTTTATGGTATACGCCGACGCAGTACTGCCGCTTCAACCCGCTGACGATGGACCTGGGCGTCAAACAGTGCACCGCGGCCAAGTACAACATGTGCGTCGAGCCCAACGGCGACGTCATACCGTGCCAGTCGTTCTACCAGCCTTTGGGGAATATACTCGAGGACGATTGGGACACGATATTCAATCACGAATTGGCTCGCGAAATCCGCGACCGGGAGTACGCGCCCGCCCGCTGCCGGGAGTGTCCGGATTTAGAAATATGCGGCGCCGGGTGCCCGCTGTCGGTTAAGCACGAGAGGGTTTTCTGTTGCCCGGACGCCGCGTCCAACGCGGCGTGACGCGGGGGGGATGAGCGATAGCAAACGACGCCGGCCCGTACCTTACGCCCGACGAGGAAGTCCGCCAGGCGGCGTGGTACGAGGCGCACCGGCGCGAGCTCTACCGGCAGCTCGGCTTCCGACGGCTCGAGCGAATATTGGAGGTGGGCTGCGGCAGCGGCGTCGTAACCGCGGAGCTGGCGGCGCGCGCGACCGGAATAGCGGTGGGGATTGATAGGAGACCCGAACCGCTAACGGCGGCGCGCGGCCGGGGGAGCGGCGCGGCCTTCGTAGCCGCCGACGCCGCGGCGCTGCCCTTCCGCGACGGCGTCTTCGACGCGGCGGCGGGGGCGTTCGTGATAACGTGGCTGGCCGAACCGGCGGCCTTTCTGCGGGAAGCAGGGAGGGTTTTAAAGAGCGGGGGTTTGTACGTCGCGTTGGCGGAGCCGGATTACGAGGGCGCCATAGACTATCCGCCGGCGGCCTCGAGCCGCGACTCCGTCGTGGAGGCGGTGCGGCGGCGCGGCGGCGACTCGGCCGCCGGGCGGAAGCTTCCGGCTCTGTTGAGCGGCGCCGGCTTCGAGGTCTTCCGCTTCGGCGTATTGAACTCGGCGTGGACGGCTTCCCGTTGGGCCGAGGAGGAGGAAGAAGAGGTTAAACTTTTGGAGAGGTTGGTCGGCGCGGACGGCGGGCGGCTGCAGGCTGTGGCGCGGGCGCGCCGGGCGGCGATATCGAGAGGAGAACGTTGTTACTTTTTACCCATATTCTTCGCGGCGGCTAGAAAAGCCAGTTGAGGAGTTAACGGTAACCAAGACAAGGCGAGGTAATCTATGGCGACGTTGCTTTTCGTGATATTTCGGTTGGTCCACTTAATCGCACTACCTCACCCGCAGAGCGAGCTGCTCATCGTCTGTCAACTCCTGGCCGTGGATACCATCTCGGCGGCGATTATCCTACACGCGTTACTGACGCGGCGGGCGAGGAAGGGATAGCGCCCCTTTCGGGGCTCGAGTTGGACTCGGCAAAGCCGGCGTCGTGGCGGAGCGCTTCGCGGGTTCGGTCACGGCGCCGGCTCGCCTCTTAGCGTCCACGACGAGGCTCCCGTAATTTTTAGGCGTACGAATTCGCCCGGGCGCGCCCGGCCCGCGAAGTTGACGATTTTATTTTCGCTCAACCGGGCGGCGTATTCGTCGGCTTTCTTGCGACTCGGGCCTTCCACTAAGGCGAGTTTTTCGCTCCCCACCATCCCTTCGTTAATTTCCAACGCAATAGCGCGTTGCCGCGCGCCGACGGTTTGGAGGCGGCGCACTTTTTCGGGGCGGGGCACGTCGTCGGCCAGCGCCGCGGCCGCGGTCCCGGCTCGAGGCGAGTACATGAATACGTACGCGCTGTCGTAGCGTACGCGTTCGACGACGCCGAGCGTCGCCTCGAAGTCGCCCTCCGTCTCGCCGGGGAAGCCGACCAGTATGTCCGTCGTCAGGCAGATCCCCGGAACGGCCTTCCGCACCTTCGAGACGACGTCGAGGTAGCGGGCGATGTCGTAGTCCCGGTTCATCGCGCGCAATACGGCGTCCGAGCCGCTCTGCAGCGGCAGGTGAAGATGGCGGGCGACGTTGCGGCACCGGCCGAGCGCGGCCGCTGTTTCGTCGTCGACGTCGCGGGGGTGGTTGGTGGTAAAGCGCAGGAAGACGCCGTCGCACAGCGCGTCGACTGTCGCGAGGAGCTCCGCGAAGGACGTGTCGCCGTACCGGTACGAGTTTACGTTTTGGCCTATGAGCGTAATGTCTTTAAAACCGGCTCCGACCAGCTCTTCCACCTCGCGCAGCACGTCGTCGACCGGGCGGTAAATTTCCGGGCCGCGGGCGTACGGCACGACGCAGTAGGCGCAGAAGTTATTGCAGCCGCGCATGATAGATACGTTGGCTCGAGGCCAGCTCGCCCGCCGGAGCGGCGCGCCGTCGGGCCGCGGCGGCGCGGCCGTAACGCGGATGGCCGCAACCGTCGCCGGGACGCCTTCCAGGTTCGTCGTCCCGAACGTGAAGTCGACGTGGGGGCACGCGCTTTCGATAACGGCCTTTTCGACCGCGGGCCAGCAGCCGCCGACGCCGATGACGATTCCCGGCTTGCCCTTCTTGTACCGCGCGAGCGACGTGATGCGGCCCAGCGCCCGGGCCGTGGCCGACTCCCGTACGGCGCAGGTGTATACCAGGACGACGTCGGCGACTTCGCCCGGGGGCGCGGGCCGGTAGCCGGCCTCCTCCATTATGCCGGCCAGCTTCTCGCCGTCGTAGTCGTTCATCTGGCAGCCGTATACTATGAGCTCGTAAGTACCCACATTGACTTCCCGTTAAAATTTAACCGGCGTACGCGGTGGTGAGTAATTAAAACGCGCACGGCCGTCTTTCACCGCTAGCGGATGCGGAAGTACCAGGATGTTATGTCGGCGCGGTAGAAAGCCAACGCCAACGCCGCGGCCAGGACCGCGAACCCGAAGGCCGTTTCCGGGTCGCCGCCGAACACGCGGCGGGCGACCAACGGTAGGACCAACGCCGCGACCGCCGCCGCGGCCAGGACGAACAACGCGCTCTGCCATCCCAGGAAGACGCCGGCCAGCGCCACGCACGCGATTTGGCGTTCGGCGCCGCGGGCGTTCTCGGAGAAGAGGCCGCGGCCGGGACGCGCGACCAACAACAAACCGCCCCCTACGACGCCCCCGACGAGGGCGCCGGCGGGAGTAGGAGCCCCGGGGAGGAAAGATAACGCCAGGCCGGCGGCGAGCGCCGGCAAATAGAGCTGCGGCACCAGGACGCCGTAGCGGAAGTCTACCCAATAATTCAAAAGGAAGAAGAAGCAGAACGCGAACGTCGTCGCGAACGCGAAGGAAAAGCCGTAGTAGTAGAACGCCAGCGCCGCGACGGCGCCGCCCGCCGCCTCCAGCAGGACGAGGTTTTTATGGTAGCGGAAGCCGCAGCCCGGGCACCGGCCTCGCAATAATGGGTACCATAATATGGGCAGCATCCACACGCGCCGTTCCGCCCGGCCGCAAGAGGGGCAGGCCGGCGGCAGCGTCACGTGGAAGCGGCCGCCCGGGCCCCGGCGTACGACGAGGTGGTAGAAGTTACCGGCGAACGCGCCGACGAAGAAGGCCGCGGCCACTCCTAATATCTGGGAAAGGCGCACCATAACGGTTGAATATTAAGAAATGAAACACCTGCCGACAAGGGCTTTCGACCGTTAAAACTCCTGCGTGATGGAGACGTGGATTTTGCCGTCGAGGGGGCCGTCGCCGGCGGCCAGGCCGTAATCGACGCCGTACGTTCCGACGGCCGTCGCCGCCCGGAAGCCGCCGCCGTAACCCACGCTTAGCCCTTCGTCGAACGTCTTCTCGGTTTTGAGGTGGCGGTAGGCCGCGTCGACGAAGAGGAACAGCCTGTTGCCGCGGCCGGTCAAGAAGCGATACTCGACGGTCGCGAGCGCTTGGCGGTCCGTTAGGAACTGCTCCTCTTTGAAACCGCGGAGGTCGGCGTACCCGCCCAGCGGGAAAACTTCGTCCAGGCTCGTTCGCTGCGAGACGAAGCCCTGAACGCGGCCTCGCGCCGCGAGGACCTGGTTGCGGGTCGTGGACCAAAAGCGCCAGGCGTCGAGCTCGAGCCGCGGCACCCTTTCCCGGAAGCGGTCGGCCAGGTATTCCTTTACGCCGAGCTCCAGCCGGCCGTGCGCCTGCCAACCCCGGCGCGGGTTGTCGAAGTAGTCGCGGCTGTCGTACGTTGCCCACGTGAAGACTTTGTACTTCCGGCTCGCGCTTTCTTTCCACACCCGGTCGAAGCCGCCGCCCGCCGCCACCGTCAGGTCCACGAGGGGATGAGTACCCAGGGCGAGCTCGCCGGTCGCCTTCCGGTACGTTACCCGCTCTTTATACAGGCCGCTCGGTTGCGCGAAGAGGTCGACGCCCCCGATCCACGGTTCGTAGTACGTTGCCGCGGCGTCGGTCGATTCGACGGCCAGGCGGCGGTAGCGGGCGTCTAGCTCCCGGCCTGTGCCGGCGAGGTTGGCGAGGCGCGCGTCGAGCTCGCCGATCAGGGCCGCGGCGGTTTCGCCTTCCGCGGGCTCGTACGCCAACGCGCCGGTCACGCGGTACGTCGGCCGTTCCACTACCGTTACGCGAAGGCGGCCCGCACCGGCGTCGACCAGTTCGATGTCAGGCTCGGCCTCGAAGTATTTTAGGTTATATATCCGCCGCGCGCTCTTACGCAGGCGCTCGACGTCGTAGGGTTCGCCCGGAACGGCCAGGAGCTCGTGGCGGATAACGCCGTCGCGGGTCCTGCGGTTGCCGACGATATCTATGGCGGTTACGGTTACCTTGCCGCCCGGTTCGACGATTACGTCGAAGTCTATCTCTTTGTAACGCTCGGCGATCTCGAAAGCGCGGGGGCGGGCCGAGGCCGTGGGATAACCGCGCTCGCGGTAGTAGTCTATTATGCTAAGGAGGTCGCGCGCCAGCGTCCGCTCGTGCAAGGGTTTGCCGGGCCGGGTCTCCAGTTTATCGCGTATCGCCTCCTCGTCCCGGGGGCGGACGCCGACGAGGTGGATTTCGCCCGCGGCGTACCGCTCGCCCGCGCGAACGGCGACGGCGACGTCCACCCGTCTCTCGCCGGCGTCGGTTACGGCGTATTCCGCTTCGGCGCGCAGGTATCCCCGGCCCGCCAGTTCGGCCAGCAGCGCGATTAAACCCTCCCGGAGGTCGGGCGGCGACGGCGGGTCGCCCGGGCCGAACGGAACGAACGCGGCCGCCTCGTCGCGACTGAGCGGCGATTCGTTGTCCACATCCAGCGTAGCGACGCGGTATTGCGTACCCTCCGATATCGTTAATGTCGGCGGACGGCCTTTTTCCGCGGTCAGCTCGACGCGCGCGTCCAAATATCCGGCGCGCGAGTAGAGCCGCTCGACGGCGCTTACGTCGACGGAGCCGTCGCGATACGCCGCGGCTTCGATTTCGGCGTCGCCGAACGCCGCGTTTCCCTCGAGCGTTAACTCGGCGGAAGCCGGTACGGCCGCCGCGGCGGAAGCGAGTACGACCAGTATGGCCCGGTTCTTTAACATCAGAAATATATGTTCAGGTCGATTCGGCCCCGGTGCCGCGTCACTCCCTCGTCGGGTTTTTTTTCGCCGTCGTACGTGAAGATAAGCGTGACGTATCGACCCACGCCCTTGTTGACGCTGGTTTCCCACTTGTGCGTAACTCCCGGGATGCGCAGCAACGACGTCTCCGACCCGCCGTAGCCCGAGACGTCGTACTGCGTTCGCTCGTACCACGCGTTGGCGACGCCGGACTCCGTAAGGCGGTACGTGGCCTCCGGTTTCACCCTCGTACCCTTGAAGTGGGTCGGCGCGGCGTTGTATTCCTCGTGCCGCCGCGAAACCTCGCCGCGAACCTTAAGGTCGAGCCGGGCGGTGAGGCTGTAGGTAGGTTCCAGGCCGTATATCATCTCCAGGGCTATGGTATTCTCGGGGCGGGGTACGTTCTCCTCCGTTATCGATTCCCATTCCCGTACCCGGTCGACGTCGGCTTGGACCGTCAAGCGCGGCGCCGGTTCGCCGACGACTTCGCCGTAACGGGACGTGCGCCACCGCCGGCGTTGGCGCGACGCGATGGTCCGGTCGAGGTCGTCCTTGACGGAGTAGCGCGCCCGGCCCGTGAGCCGCCGGTTGACGGGCAATAGGGTAAGGGTATAACGTTGTTCCAGGCTGCTGTCGAGGGAGTCCGAGGCCAGGAGATCTTGAAGCGTGGCGACGGCGAAGCGCCGCGGCGACGCGGAGCTGTTACGGGCGTGGAAGTAGAGGTCCGCGGACGCGGCGTCGAGCCACGGGTCGCGCTCGGCGTCTCGGCCGCGCACGTCGTTGAAGCGGTAGGGGAGCACGGCGAGGCTGACGGTGAGGTCCGGCTCGAGAGCGCGGTACGCCCGGCCGGTATACCGGTACCTCTTTATGTAAATAGCGGCCGGGTCGTCCGGGTCGTAGATATAGACGTAGCGGTTCGGGTTTTTGGGGTCCGGTTCGCGGCGGTAGTCGCCGTCGCCGTCCCGGGCGACCTCGAAGATTTCTTCGCGCTCGAGGTCTTGGACGCTGTTGAGCTCGTAACGCGTCCTCAGCGCTAACGCGCGCTCCAGCGGCGTGTAATACAGCTCGAGCAGCGAAAGGTCGGAGTCGACGTCGCCCTCGTCCGCGGAGGCGAAATCCTTTCTAATCTTGGTGTACTCGGCGTTGAGGTCGACCAGGCCGGGGGCGTCGTACGCAGCGGCGGCGTGTTCTTGGTTCTTACGATAGTGCGGTACGAACGTGCGGTCTTCGACCTTTTTGCCGCGGCCTTCGATGTGGCTGAGACGGACCGCCCACCCAACCGCCGGCCGCACGCCGGTCCCCACCTCGAGCTCTTGCTCGAGCGTTCCTTCGTCGGGGGAGTTGTCTATTTCGTAGTCGGCGCGGCGCTTCTTATCGTAAATCCGGACGTACGGGCTAAGCCGCCAGACGGAATAGGAGACCTCGCCGCTCTGCTCGCGTCGCGTATTTTCGTCGTTGGTGAATACGCTTTTAGCTATCGATTGGTCGCCGTGCTCAAGTACCGCGGTATATCGCGGGCCGCGCCGGCGGACGTGGTTGAAGTCGTACGCGACGTGCGGCCAGCGGTCGGGCTCCCAGGTCAGCGAGGTCGCGACCCTTTTACCTCGTTGGTATACGTAACCGTTCGCCGAGAAACCGACGTAGTGTTGGCGTATACCGCCGTACGTTCCGGACGCCGTGAGGGAAGGAACGGGTCGTTCCGTAATCGTCGTCTCGTGAAGGTTGTAGCCTGGAGGGTGGGCCAGGCCGGCGACCTCGTCGTCGAGGTCCCATTGCTGCAGAAACGCGACGGCATCTTCGCGGCCCAGGTTCTGAAAACGCGTGTCCCTGTTCTCCACGACGTGCCGGACTTCGAGCTCCCCCGCGCGTTTGAGCGGCTCGAGCGCGTCGAGGCGAACGGTAGCGGCGGCGGAACCGGCGAGGCCGCTGTTGTCCTGGTCCGTCGACGAGGAGAAGGTGTTGGCGTCGAGGTCGCTCGTCGCACCCTCGGCCTCGACCGTGATGAGGCGCGTCGGAGCGAGGACGGCGTTCACGTCGAAAAGGCTGTGGCGTTTCGGGAAGGGGAGCAGTATCGTCCTCGGCATAAAGTCGCCGTTGCCCGGGCCGACGTAGAGGTATACGTATTTCCCCTCCACCGGGTCCCATTGCCGTGAATATTCCCCCCGGCCCTCGCCGACGTACTCGTATATTATCTCGCCGTTTTCGTCCCGCGCGAGTACGCGCGCGCGTTCCTGGTCGTCGCCGGCGCCCTCCAGCAATTTGCGGTAATAATCGTCGAGGCCGAAGAAGGCGTGGGCGCGGTCGTCCTCCTCGTGCAGGTACAGCGCGCCCACGTTGACGGCGTCCCCGGCGAAGTGGCCTTCGGTTTCGGCGCCGAAGAAGTTGCGTTGGTACTCTTCGGTGGTGTATTGGAAGTCGACGACGATGCGGTCCTCGGCCGAGATGGGACGGCGGACGGTAAAGGTTATCGTCGCGAGGTCGTAGTCGACGATGTAATCGTTGTTCTCGCCCTCTTTGAGTTTCGCGCCGTTCAGCCAGACGGTCTCGGTTCCCGGGAGTATAATAATGTCGTCGTCGTCGCGGGCGGAGAGTTGGTACGGGCCCTGCACGCCGTCGACGCCGTAGAACTCGTTAGTCGCGAAGCGGCCGCGCGCCCGGGCGCCGTAGGCGTCGGCCCGCCAGGTGGGGTAGAAAGCTTCGGCTTTGATGCCGGTGAGCCGTCGTTGGTAATCGGCGAAACGCCGACCGGTGACGGCGGCGTCGTAGTCGCCGAAGGTCCCGGCCAGGTGGCGGCCCTCCACGCGGACGAATATCTTGTCCACGGCTTCTATTTCCTCCGTGGCGCCCCCCTCCTCGAACGGCAGGTCCTGGTCCGATATCTCACCCGTTACCTTTACGTCGCCGACGTTTCCCCGGATGGAAAGGCGGAGGGATTGCGTGAAGGGCTTTCCCTCGAAGTTGCCGGCGGTTACGGTGAAGGTCTTGGAGCCGGTTACGTCCAGCTCCGAGGGCGCGGCCGCGGCCTCCTCGATGCGCTCCAGCGCCTCGGCCTCGCCCTCGCCCTCGAGCGCGGTGCGATAATCCTCGCTCTGCAGGAACGGCAGGTACTCGTACTCGACGACGACGGGGCCGGCGTACGGGGGGGCCGCGAGTACGGTCAAGGTACCGGCGTCGTAGTCGATGCGGTAGTCGCGGCCCCTTTCCCAGACGACGTCGCCGACGCGCACCGTTTCGGAACCGACGAAGAGGAATTTGTGCGGCAGCCCGTAGCCGATGCCGGGCGCGGGCTCCGTTATCTCGAAGGATTCCCGCGCCGCGGCCAGCGTTTCGCGCCACCGCGGCTCTTCCTCGGCGGCGGCGGAAGAAGCGCCCAGCGCGGCCGCGACCAGAAGGCCGGCCGTAGGGAGAAATCGTCTTCGGGAACGTCCTGCCATTATATAAAAACGCCCCCTCCCGGGGGTACAGGCGCTGGTGGGGCCGCGGCCGCAGGCGGTTTTCGGTTTTACCTTTCGTCCGGCGCCGGGAGCCGCGGCGGCTTCTCGACGCGTTCCGGGAGGCGGTATTGTACTTCTAATACTTTTATTACG contains:
- a CDS encoding radical SAM protein; amino-acid sequence: MERRRQQLRLRLRVRRVRLRLRRRRPLGQALLQYYSGILMGIGKKIYDKFLAKQTPLEAGIYHLRRDDAEFQARLHLRLNPGGEGILMINAARILHLNQTGAEMARYILEEWPDDRIVKTMARRYRVGKKELAEDLRRLRETIEMMARGDERCPISYLGAERVDPFTIDVDVPYRMDIALAYGCDNACAHCYNETPRAGGALGTEDFKRVIAKVWGLGIPHVCFTGGEPTQHPDLVELVEYAEELGVVTGLLTNGRKLKDADYMDALAAAGLDHVQITIHSSVPETHDKMVGAAGAFNETVAGIENAVAGPVYLLTNTTLTTENVGDVEELVAFLATLGVEHVAANGLINSGGARDVDIGIPESALGPILSRFTAACAANDMTFLWYTPTQYCRFNPLTMDLGVKQCTAAKYNMCVEPNGDVIPCQSFYQPLGNILEDDWDTIFNHELAREIRDREYAPARCRECPDLEICGAGCPLSVKHERVFCCPDAASNAA
- a CDS encoding methyltransferase domain-containing protein, with translation MANDAGPYLTPDEEVRQAAWYEAHRRELYRQLGFRRLERILEVGCGSGVVTAELAARATGIAVGIDRRPEPLTAARGRGSGAAFVAADAAALPFRDGVFDAAAGAFVITWLAEPAAFLREAGRVLKSGGLYVALAEPDYEGAIDYPPAASSRDSVVEAVRRRGGDSAAGRKLPALLSGAGFEVFRFGVLNSAWTASRWAEEEEEEVKLLERLVGADGGRLQAVARARRAAISRGERCYFLPIFFAAARKAS
- the miaB gene encoding tRNA (N6-isopentenyl adenosine(37)-C2)-methylthiotransferase MiaB, which encodes MGTYELIVYGCQMNDYDGEKLAGIMEEAGYRPAPPGEVADVVLVYTCAVRESATARALGRITSLARYKKGKPGIVIGVGGCWPAVEKAVIESACPHVDFTFGTTNLEGVPATVAAIRVTAAPPRPDGAPLRRASWPRANVSIMRGCNNFCAYCVVPYARGPEIYRPVDDVLREVEELVGAGFKDITLIGQNVNSYRYGDTSFAELLATVDALCDGVFLRFTTNHPRDVDDETAAALGRCRNVARHLHLPLQSGSDAVLRAMNRDYDIARYLDVVSKVRKAVPGICLTTDILVGFPGETEGDFEATLGVVERVRYDSAYVFMYSPRAGTAAAALADDVPRPEKVRRLQTVGARQRAIALEINEGMVGSEKLALVEGPSRKKADEYAARLSENKIVNFAGRARPGEFVRLKITGASSWTLRGEPAP
- a CDS encoding prepilin peptidase, translating into MVRLSQILGVAAAFFVGAFAGNFYHLVVRRGPGGRFHVTLPPACPSCGRAERRVWMLPILWYPLLRGRCPGCGFRYHKNLVLLEAAGGAVAALAFYYYGFSFAFATTFAFCFFFLLNYWVDFRYGVLVPQLYLPALAAGLALSFLPGAPTPAGALVGGVVGGGLLLVARPGRGLFSENARGAERQIACVALAGVFLGWQSALFVLAAAAVAALVLPLVARRVFGGDPETAFGFAVLAAALALAFYRADITSWYFRIR
- a CDS encoding POTRA domain-containing protein; translation: MLKNRAILVVLASAAAAVPASAELTLEGNAAFGDAEIEAAAYRDGSVDVSAVERLYSRAGYLDARVELTAEKGRPPTLTISEGTQYRVATLDVDNESPLSRDEAAAFVPFGPGDPPSPPDLREGLIALLAELAGRGYLRAEAEYAVTDAGERRVDVAVAVRAGERYAAGEIHLVGVRPRDEEAIRDKLETRPGKPLHERTLARDLLSIIDYYRERGYPTASARPRAFEIAERYKEIDFDVIVEPGGKVTVTAIDIVGNRRTRDGVIRHELLAVPGEPYDVERLRKSARRIYNLKYFEAEPDIELVDAGAGRLRVTVVERPTYRVTGALAYEPAEGETAAALIGELDARLANLAGTGRELDARYRRLAVESTDAAATYYEPWIGGVDLFAQPSGLYKERVTYRKATGELALGTHPLVDLTVAAGGGFDRVWKESASRKYKVFTWATYDSRDYFDNPRRGWQAHGRLELGVKEYLADRFRERVPRLELDAWRFWSTTRNQVLAARGRVQGFVSQRTSLDEVFPLGGYADLRGFKEEQFLTDRQALATVEYRFLTGRGNRLFLFVDAAYRHLKTEKTFDEGLSVGYGGGFRAATAVGTYGVDYGLAAGDGPLDGKIHVSITQEF